In Tribolium castaneum strain GA2 chromosome 8, icTriCast1.1, whole genome shotgun sequence, the genomic window CGTAACCTCACTTTTTCGGGAgggaaaaaatacaattttttgcgttttagtTCTCGCACAGCGTGGTTATTTTAAGGATAGTACGTTTGTTAACTATTTGAAGTATTTGCTTTATTGGAAGGAGCCCGAATACgccaaatatttgaaatatccaatgtgtttgtattttttggatttgttgCAATATGAACACTTCCGGAGGGAATTGGTGAATGCTCAGTGTTCGAAATTTATCGACGATCAACAACTTTTATTGTGGCAACACTACACCAGGCGGAGGAGTCGTTTGTTAACCCCTTCGAATGTTAACGG contains:
- the MED31 gene encoding mediator of RNA polymerase II transcription subunit 31 translates to MAGKGWNYMSGAPETDDQQRLRFQIELEFVQCLGNPNYLNFLAQRGYFKDSTFVNYLKYLLYWKEPEYAKYLKYPMCLYFLDLLQYEHFRRELVNAQCSKFIDDQQLLLWQHYTRRRSRLLTPSNVNGTGEQSINQNSQSNGHLSNKIS